In the Octadecabacter sp. SW4 genome, one interval contains:
- a CDS encoding UDP-N-acetylmuramoyl-L-alanyl-D-glutamate--2,6-diaminopimelate ligase, with amino-acid sequence MGNRAAPDHKTSSLAALGLTARAGREAQITGLTVDSREVRTGVLFAALPGARVHGGEFIKFALQMGAGAILTDAQGAEIAAAELANSDAALIVAQDPRQALAQTASLWFGPHPDTVIAVTGTNGKTSVSTFARQIWVEMGLMAVNLGTTGVEGAWTHPLKHTTPEPITLHRVMAQASGAGVTHVAMEASSHGLEQRRLDGVVLAAAGFTNFTQDHLDYHHTFEAYFDAKMGLFTRILPDDGVAVINLDDPKGPLVAQIAEERGQEVIGVGRSADARLRLLGQRMDATGQEVRFDWQGRTHVTRLNLIGDFQADNVLLAAGLVIAAGGDPAEVFDTLPHLSTVRGRMQLAATRDNGASVFVDYAHTPDAISTALQAMRPHVMGRLIAIVGAGGDRDATKRPLMGQAAAENADVVFVTDDNPRSEDPATIRAAVMLGCPDAIEVGDRAEAILRGVDALQPGDALLIAGKGHESGQIVGDDVLPFDDAEQASVAVAALDGRI; translated from the coding sequence ATGGGCAATCGCGCGGCACCGGATCACAAGACATCATCGCTGGCCGCGTTGGGCCTGACTGCGCGCGCCGGGCGCGAGGCGCAGATCACCGGACTGACCGTCGATAGCCGCGAGGTGCGGACCGGCGTCTTGTTCGCGGCCCTTCCCGGTGCGCGGGTCCACGGCGGTGAATTCATCAAGTTTGCCTTGCAGATGGGGGCGGGCGCGATCCTTACGGATGCGCAGGGTGCCGAGATTGCCGCGGCCGAACTGGCCAATAGTGACGCCGCCCTGATCGTCGCTCAGGACCCGCGCCAGGCGTTGGCGCAAACCGCGTCGCTGTGGTTTGGGCCGCATCCCGACACCGTGATCGCCGTGACGGGCACGAACGGCAAGACATCCGTTAGCACATTCGCCCGCCAGATCTGGGTGGAGATGGGGTTGATGGCCGTTAATCTTGGCACCACGGGCGTCGAAGGTGCCTGGACCCATCCGCTGAAACATACCACGCCGGAACCGATCACCCTGCACCGGGTCATGGCGCAGGCCAGCGGCGCGGGCGTGACCCATGTGGCGATGGAAGCCTCAAGCCACGGTTTGGAACAACGCCGTCTGGACGGGGTGGTGCTGGCCGCTGCCGGTTTCACCAATTTCACCCAGGACCACCTTGATTATCACCACACATTCGAGGCCTATTTTGACGCCAAGATGGGGCTGTTCACGCGCATTTTGCCTGACGATGGCGTGGCCGTGATCAACCTTGACGACCCCAAGGGGCCGCTTGTCGCGCAAATCGCCGAAGAACGCGGGCAAGAGGTGATCGGCGTTGGCCGATCCGCCGATGCCCGCCTGCGCCTGTTGGGCCAGCGCATGGACGCCACCGGGCAGGAAGTGCGCTTTGACTGGCAGGGCCGCACCCATGTGACCCGTCTGAACCTGATTGGCGACTTTCAGGCTGACAACGTGCTATTGGCCGCCGGACTGGTGATTGCCGCAGGTGGCGACCCGGCCGAAGTGTTCGACACCCTGCCGCACCTGAGCACTGTGCGCGGTCGCATGCAACTGGCCGCAACCCGCGACAATGGTGCGTCCGTTTTTGTCGATTACGCACATACGCCCGATGCTATTTCCACCGCCCTGCAGGCGATGCGCCCGCATGTGATGGGGCGCCTGATTGCCATCGTCGGTGCGGGTGGGGACCGAGATGCCACCAAACGCCCCTTGATGGGGCAGGCTGCGGCTGAGAACGCCGATGTGGTCTTTGTCACCGATGACAATCCCCGCTCGGAAGATCCCGCGACGATCCGTGCGGCCGTGATGCTTGGCTGTCCCGATGCGATCGAGGTGGGCGACCGCGCCGAAGCGATCCTGCGCGGCGTCGATGCATTGCAACCCGGTGATGCGCTGTTGATCGCGGGCAAGGGCCACGAAAGCGGGCAGATCGTCGGTGACGATGTGCTGCCCTTTGATGATGCCGAACAGGCCAGCGTGGCCGTGGCTGCCCTGGACGGGAGAATCTGA